From one Solanum stenotomum isolate F172 chromosome 12, ASM1918654v1, whole genome shotgun sequence genomic stretch:
- the LOC125847614 gene encoding uncharacterized protein LOC125847614, with the protein MVSISKFPFTLLPKIKPILVNLNPSMSWSCSRCTFLNPPSQKSSCHICLSDSPLSISSDPSISVPKPKWPCKACTFTNPYHSISCEICGTRVSASGLATLETDDDDDDLSSSVGNVFLPLRPCNKGKITTRAPIMVEDDVKESVRFRCANAANKRKNREEPLGVEEAEVDAAMGYRGVKAAATKAIEISDSVEQEPGKTFSTSKSKVLKILTYNVWFADIEMHKRMKAIGNLIALHTPDVICFQEVTPEIYDIFQHSGWWKMYSCSISNVMELTRGYFCMQLSKLAVKSYSCKPFSNSIMGRELCIAEIEVEKDMTLVVATSHLESPCPGPPKWDQMYSKERVEQAKEAVELLDRKRNVVFCGDMNWDDKLDGQFPPTDGWIDAWGKMKPEETGWTYDTKSNKMLSANRTLQKRLDRIVCKLQDFCVSDVKMIGKDAIPNLTYIKEKKVKSEVKKLTLPVLPSDHYGLLLEISPQ; encoded by the exons AtggtttcaatttcaaaattcccTTTCACTTTACTacccaaaatcaaaccaattcTTGTCAACCTAAACCCTAGCATGTCTTGGTCATGTTCACGATGCACATTCTTGAACCCTCCTTCCCAAAAATCATCCTGCCATATATGCTTAtctgactcaccattatcaatcTCATCAGACCCTTCAATTTCAGTCCCAAAACCCAAATGGCCATGTAAAGCTTGTACCTTTACGAACCCTTATCACAGTATAAGTTGTGAAATATGTGGTACTAGGGTTTCAGCTTCAGGACTTGCTACACTTGAaactgatgatgatgatgatgatttgaGTTCTTCTGTTGGCAACGTGTTCTTGCCTTTGAGGCCTTGTAACAAGGGTAAAATAACAACTAGGGCTCCTATTATGGTTGAAGATGATGTGAAGGAGTCTGTTAGGTTTAGATGTGCGAATGCGGCAAACAAGAGGAAAAATAGGGAGGAACCACTCGGGGTTGAAGAGGCTGAGGTTGATGCTGCTATGGGGTATAGGGGTGTAAAGGCTGCTGCAACTAAAGCAATTGAAATATCGG ATTCAGTGGAACAGGAACCAGGCAAAACTTTCTCAACCAGTAAATCCAAAGTGTTGAAGATCTTGACCTATAATGTGTGGTTTGCAGACATAGAGATGCACAAGAGGATGAAAGCCATAGGCAACCTTATTGCGCTGCATACGCCAGATGTTATATGTTTTCAG GAGGTTACTCCAGAAATATATGACATTTTTCAGCACTCTGGTTGGTGGAAAATGTATTCTTGTTCCATTTCAAATGTGATGGAATTGACGAGAGGATACTTCTGCATGCAA TTGAGCAAACTTGCAGTGAAATCCTACAGTTGCAAGCCATTTAGCAATTCTATAATGGGAAGGGAACTCTGTATTGCTGAGATTGAAGTTGAGAAAGATATGACCTTGGTTGTTGCTACCAGCCATCTTGAGAGTCCTTGCCCTGGGCCACCCAAGTGGGATCAAATGTACAGCAAGGAACGTGTGGAGCAAGCCAAGGAAGCTGTGGAGCTGCTTGATAGAAAACGGAATGTAGTCTTTTGTGGTGATATGAACTGGGATGACAAATTGGATGGTCAATTTCCTCCAACTGATGGATGGATTGATGCTTGGGGAAAAATGAAGCCTGAAGAAACCGGATGGACATacgacaccaagtcaaacaaaatGTTAAGCGCCAATAGGACACTACAGAAACGTCTGGACAGGATTGTCTGCAAACTGCAAGATTTCTGTGTAAGTGATGTTAAGATGATTGGAAAGGATGCAATCCCAAATCTTACatatataaaggaaaagaaagtgaAGAGTGAAGTTAAGAAACTGACACTACCTGTTTTGCCTAGCGATCATTATGGTCTACTTTTGGAGATCTCTCCTCAGTAG
- the LOC125847624 gene encoding glycine-rich protein 23-like has translation MATDMMILLIVACTLVLSTNAIRSLDSMKSQSDEHMKFIRHPILPPFFGGHGLGRPAFGVGPVIGFGPFGGIVGGASPNNGAGLGFGTGTGTGTETGSGTEIGSGSGFGSSNGGGGFGSGNVGGGFGFNGDSNGGASPIGDGSFASGQAKASLGNQKP, from the exons ATGGCAACCGATATGATGATTCTCCTAATTGTTGCTTGTACACTTGTTTTATCCACAAATGCAATTAGGAGCCTTGATTCCATGAAATCTCAATCAGATGAACATATGAAGTTTATACGCCATCCAATTTTACCACCATTTTTTGGTGGCCACGGGCTTGGTAGGCCCGCATTTGGTGTAGGGCCGGTTATTGGATTCGGTCCTTTTGGAGGAATTGTGGGGGGAGCTAGTCCAAACAACGGTGCTGGATTGGGTTTCGGAACTGGAACTGGAACTGGAACTGAAACAGGAAGTGGAACTGAAATTGGAAGTGGATCAGGTTTTGGGTCCAGCAATGGAGGAGGAG GTTTTGGGTCAGGAAATGTCGGAGGAGGTTTTGGTTTTAACGGTGATAGTAATGGAGGTGCTAGTCCTATTGGTGATGGTTCATTTGCTAGTGGTCAAGCTAAAGCATCACTTGGAAATCAAAAACCTTGA